A stretch of the Acidilobus sp. 7A genome encodes the following:
- a CDS encoding YHS domain-containing protein, with amino-acid sequence MPVDPVCGMEVEESTPFKTMYKGRTYYFCSDACLREFRRDPERYLREGPKGMPSA; translated from the coding sequence TTGCCTGTAGACCCGGTCTGCGGCATGGAGGTGGAGGAGAGCACCCCCTTCAAGACCATGTACAAGGGCAGGACCTACTACTTCTGCTCGGACGCCTGCCTGAGGGAATTCAGGAGGGACCCCGAGAGGTACCTCCGCGAGGGCCCAAAGGGGATGCCCAGTGCCTGA
- a CDS encoding copper-translocating P-type ATPase — protein MPEGRGPLRLSREEQLRVVGMHCATCATTVTKALKGVDGVVDANVNLASGTAKVVVSGARLRDLVEAVRRAGYDVVTERVRLRISMNPEDSRRVLDLLEGLEGVVRASVSPGTGEAVVEINPYSTSVEAIAEALTSRGFRASVESRAAPARRSELREYVRSLAVAWSFGPLTLFLQYTSRPLLAMMASAPVVFYAGLRYHLGAYRALRNRTTNMDTLVSTATLVAWLYSAYSLAAHGPVFFDAASLLISFLLIGKTIEAYIKERLSAEVAGLLPQRARVLRDGREVEVGADEVKVGDMLLVRAGETIAADGVVDDGKGEVEESVLTGEPMPVLKSKGSPVVGGSRLVSGFLKVYVTRSGERTYVAQLMTAVRDAEAARLRVQDLVDRVAAAFTPTIIAVAAVTFLAWHFALGAPTARALLFAVAVLASACPCALGLATPMAVLVSVHRLARRGVVVKDGEALERVRDVDVFVIDKTGTLTEGRPRVVSFTELEPGAMDLASSVEALSSHPVARAIAERFGGGLSGQVREFNEFPGDGVSGVVGDRQVIVGRPEFIAQNCEGEARGDVAVCVDGRVAGWLTLEDPVRPEAKELVGYLKGIGRRVIIATGDSGPSADLVASGLGVELVKGLTPDGKAELVRKLRGEGHRVAFIGDGVNDAVAEREADVGIALAGGTDIAKYAGDVIVGSLRGVEDLLRESRVAVRKVKENLAWAFGYNSVLVPLAAGMLYPAVYISPPYAALAMSMSSVIVSLWSLAPL, from the coding sequence GTGCCTGAGGGCAGGGGCCCCCTCAGGCTGAGCAGGGAGGAGCAGCTTAGAGTAGTTGGAATGCACTGCGCTACCTGCGCCACCACCGTGACCAAGGCCCTGAAGGGAGTTGACGGTGTTGTAGACGCCAACGTCAACCTGGCCTCTGGGACCGCTAAGGTGGTGGTGAGCGGGGCCAGGCTCAGGGACCTGGTGGAGGCCGTCAGGAGGGCTGGCTACGACGTAGTGACGGAGAGGGTCAGGCTTAGGATCTCGATGAACCCCGAGGATTCGAGGAGGGTCCTTGATCTCCTGGAAGGCCTGGAGGGCGTGGTCAGGGCCAGCGTGAGCCCGGGCACCGGGGAGGCCGTGGTTGAGATAAACCCGTACTCGACGTCTGTCGAGGCCATAGCTGAGGCCTTGACCTCCAGGGGGTTCAGGGCAAGCGTGGAGTCAAGGGCTGCGCCAGCCAGGCGCTCGGAGCTGAGGGAATACGTCAGGTCCCTGGCGGTGGCCTGGTCCTTCGGCCCTCTGACGCTCTTTCTGCAGTACACCTCAAGGCCCCTCCTCGCCATGATGGCCTCGGCCCCCGTCGTCTTCTACGCAGGCCTGAGGTACCACCTTGGGGCCTACAGGGCGCTCAGGAACAGGACCACAAACATGGACACCCTGGTCTCCACGGCCACGCTGGTTGCATGGCTGTACAGCGCCTACTCCCTCGCGGCCCACGGCCCCGTCTTCTTCGACGCCGCCTCGCTGCTGATATCATTCCTCCTGATAGGGAAGACAATAGAAGCTTACATAAAAGAGAGGCTCTCGGCCGAGGTCGCCGGCCTCCTGCCCCAGAGGGCAAGGGTGCTGAGGGACGGGAGGGAGGTGGAGGTGGGCGCCGACGAGGTGAAGGTTGGTGATATGCTGCTAGTTAGGGCAGGCGAGACAATAGCAGCTGACGGCGTCGTTGACGACGGCAAGGGGGAGGTCGAAGAGTCCGTCCTCACGGGCGAGCCCATGCCGGTCCTCAAGTCAAAGGGGTCCCCAGTCGTCGGTGGCTCCAGGCTGGTCTCTGGGTTCCTCAAGGTTTACGTGACTAGGTCGGGCGAGAGGACCTACGTGGCACAGCTCATGACTGCCGTGAGGGACGCCGAGGCGGCGAGGCTCAGAGTCCAGGACCTGGTCGACAGGGTCGCCGCGGCGTTCACGCCGACCATAATTGCCGTCGCGGCTGTAACCTTCCTGGCCTGGCACTTTGCGCTCGGGGCCCCCACGGCCAGGGCGCTCCTGTTCGCCGTGGCCGTGTTGGCCTCCGCATGCCCGTGCGCCCTTGGCCTTGCCACCCCGATGGCCGTCCTCGTGTCGGTTCACAGGCTCGCAAGGCGCGGCGTTGTTGTCAAGGACGGCGAGGCACTTGAGAGGGTCAGGGATGTTGACGTCTTCGTCATAGACAAGACCGGCACCCTGACCGAGGGGAGGCCCAGGGTGGTCAGCTTCACAGAGCTCGAGCCCGGCGCCATGGATCTGGCCTCGAGCGTTGAGGCCCTGAGCTCCCATCCCGTCGCCAGGGCGATAGCTGAGAGGTTCGGGGGCGGGCTGAGCGGCCAGGTGAGGGAGTTTAACGAGTTCCCAGGTGACGGCGTCTCAGGTGTCGTGGGCGACAGGCAGGTGATAGTTGGCAGGCCGGAGTTCATAGCCCAGAACTGCGAGGGCGAGGCCAGGGGCGACGTTGCGGTTTGCGTCGACGGCAGAGTGGCGGGCTGGCTCACGCTTGAGGACCCGGTGAGGCCTGAGGCCAAGGAGCTCGTGGGGTACCTCAAGGGAATTGGAAGGAGGGTCATAATAGCGACGGGCGACAGCGGCCCCTCGGCCGACCTTGTGGCCTCAGGGCTTGGGGTTGAGCTGGTCAAGGGCCTAACCCCCGACGGGAAGGCCGAGCTCGTGAGGAAGCTCAGAGGCGAGGGCCACAGGGTCGCCTTCATAGGTGACGGCGTCAACGACGCCGTAGCCGAGAGGGAGGCCGACGTTGGAATAGCCCTGGCGGGCGGCACCGATATAGCCAAGTACGCGGGCGATGTCATAGTTGGCAGCCTCAGGGGCGTGGAGGACCTGCTGAGGGAGTCGAGGGTGGCTGTGAGGAAGGTCAAGGAGAACCTGGCCTGGGCCTTCGGCTACAACAGCGTCCTGGTGCCGCTGGCGGCCGGCATGCTCTACCCTGCCGTCTACATAAGCCCCCCTTACGCGGCCCTGGCGATGTCGATGAGCAGCGTCATAGTGTCGCTCTGGTCACTTGCCCCGCTGTGA
- a CDS encoding MFS transporter gives MLSRDQKLVLTSTTLDMFLEGVFVTLPSASALLSSVPQWAFPLVFSTIPVGTLIGNLALGRLTDLRGRKSTYMAMLGVYAIGAALILLSSNLYELLAGLLIAQSAIGGEVPIVLSYIVESAPQDIKERLVVLITNVGNIGAVAASAIALAEGGLSTSAGKLAIGALIGLSLAVMVLTRSLVPESRPWLSLRPEERGRVRLDAPGVKLWATLLTLMAISSVLTFGLLALQVGPEEFPQEALEMLLIYFAGEVIGGVIAAAFVGSLGSKAFALASYAGGFITSAVAIPALRLGLIPFLALLFVNGAFTETVWASRNVLESMTFPTSFRATGIAMIRVIPYVLMLVTFFVTSGMPVAEFLWYATAMWAVGLAASAAWMVKGLEVVGKPIAMRPDDLAPKLKSAQDSGQS, from the coding sequence TTGTTAAGCAGGGACCAGAAGCTGGTGCTCACATCGACAACGCTTGACATGTTCCTGGAGGGAGTCTTCGTGACACTCCCAAGCGCCTCAGCCCTCCTCAGCTCCGTGCCCCAGTGGGCCTTCCCGCTGGTCTTCTCAACGATACCCGTGGGCACCCTGATAGGAAACCTGGCCCTCGGGAGGCTCACCGACCTCAGGGGAAGGAAGTCAACCTACATGGCGATGCTGGGCGTCTACGCCATAGGGGCCGCGCTGATACTCCTCTCAAGTAACCTGTATGAGCTGCTGGCGGGGCTTCTCATAGCTCAGAGCGCCATAGGTGGAGAGGTGCCCATAGTTCTCAGCTACATAGTTGAGAGCGCTCCCCAGGACATAAAGGAGAGGCTGGTGGTCCTGATAACCAACGTGGGTAACATAGGGGCAGTGGCGGCCTCGGCCATAGCTTTAGCCGAGGGAGGGCTCTCTACGTCAGCCGGGAAGCTCGCCATAGGGGCGCTCATAGGGCTTTCCCTGGCCGTCATGGTGCTCACGAGGTCCCTCGTGCCCGAGTCAAGGCCGTGGCTCTCCCTGAGGCCCGAGGAGAGGGGTAGGGTGAGGCTTGACGCGCCTGGCGTCAAGCTCTGGGCAACACTCCTGACGCTCATGGCTATATCGTCGGTGCTCACCTTCGGCCTCCTGGCACTCCAGGTGGGGCCTGAGGAGTTCCCCCAGGAGGCCCTTGAGATGCTGCTCATCTACTTCGCGGGCGAGGTGATAGGCGGCGTTATAGCCGCCGCCTTCGTTGGCAGCCTCGGCTCTAAGGCCTTTGCGCTGGCAAGCTACGCCGGCGGCTTCATAACGTCTGCCGTGGCGATCCCGGCCCTGAGGCTTGGGCTCATCCCGTTTCTGGCGCTGCTCTTTGTAAACGGGGCCTTCACGGAGACCGTCTGGGCCTCAAGGAACGTGCTGGAGTCCATGACGTTCCCGACGAGCTTCAGGGCGACTGGGATAGCCATGATCAGGGTTATCCCGTACGTCCTCATGTTGGTAACCTTCTTCGTGACGAGCGGCATGCCCGTCGCCGAGTTCCTCTGGTACGCCACCGCCATGTGGGCCGTCGGCCTTGCGGCCTCGGCGGCCTGGATGGTCAAGGGCCTGGAGGTAGTTGGCAAACCCATAGCAATGAGGCCTGATGACCTGGCGCCTAAGCTTAAGTCCGCGCAGGACAGCGGCCAAAGCTAA
- a CDS encoding creatininase family protein, producing the protein MRYEELSAEQALSAAKDPGSIFIIPVGSVEQHCGGPLGTDLMIAEGVAEAACEHLTSSEFKCYMMPAIGYGLSAEWSLAPGTVSLSLSTFEGLIEDVVRGLLRLGAKSVVIVNGHYGNSPAIEAALRELMRELPHDAVILQVNYWEALGIDVGHASEAEAEVMRALGYNVNFGRCGCEASPSPRGAKVYVRPPRPRHS; encoded by the coding sequence TTGAGGTACGAGGAGCTGAGCGCCGAGCAGGCCCTCTCGGCGGCCAAGGACCCAGGCTCAATCTTTATCATACCGGTGGGCAGCGTTGAGCAGCACTGCGGCGGCCCGCTCGGCACGGACCTCATGATAGCTGAGGGCGTCGCCGAGGCAGCCTGCGAGCACCTCACGTCATCCGAGTTCAAGTGCTACATGATGCCAGCCATAGGCTACGGCCTCTCAGCAGAGTGGTCCCTGGCCCCCGGCACGGTTTCGCTCTCGCTCTCAACCTTTGAGGGCCTGATAGAGGACGTGGTCAGGGGACTCCTGAGGCTTGGGGCCAAGAGCGTCGTCATAGTTAACGGCCACTACGGCAACTCGCCAGCCATAGAGGCGGCCCTGAGGGAGCTCATGAGGGAGCTGCCCCACGACGCAGTGATATTGCAGGTGAACTACTGGGAGGCACTAGGCATAGACGTCGGCCACGCGAGTGAGGCGGAGGCCGAGGTTATGAGGGCCCTCGGCTATAACGTGAACTTCGGCAGGTGCGGCTGCGAGGCCTCACCCTCGCCCCGCGGGGCTAAGGTCTACGTGAGGCCCCCGAGGCCCCGTCACAGCTGA
- a CDS encoding MoaD/ThiS family protein, with product MGKVKVKYLGYLADLAGTSEAEVEVNGEAKVSEVAPVIKKLRRDDYVLLVDGRGAQPDTPVKPGSIVVLLPETGGG from the coding sequence ATGGGCAAGGTTAAGGTCAAGTACCTCGGCTATCTGGCTGACCTGGCTGGGACCTCGGAGGCCGAGGTCGAGGTCAACGGGGAAGCCAAGGTCTCAGAAGTGGCACCGGTCATTAAGAAGCTGAGGAGGGACGACTACGTCCTCCTTGTGGACGGCAGGGGGGCACAGCCCGACACCCCAGTTAAGCCCGGCAGCATCGTGGTTCTCCTCCCTGAGACGGGCGGCGGCTAA
- a CDS encoding YbaK/EbsC family protein — MKTLLLIVDGRPMAVLLPGDRKLDYRKLSELTKASKIRMASPDEIEELTGLMPGGLTPLSECIRGLKVIVDASVQSKERVWTGGGSINALANVSVKDLLRALKPLVADISQ, encoded by the coding sequence GTGAAGACGCTGCTCCTCATAGTTGACGGCAGGCCTATGGCCGTCCTCCTGCCGGGGGACAGGAAGCTTGACTACAGGAAGCTCTCGGAGCTGACGAAGGCCTCAAAGATAAGGATGGCGTCCCCGGACGAGATAGAGGAGTTGACGGGCCTGATGCCAGGCGGCCTCACCCCACTCTCCGAGTGCATAAGGGGGCTAAAGGTGATAGTAGACGCCAGCGTACAGTCAAAGGAGAGGGTCTGGACCGGCGGGGGCTCAATAAACGCCCTGGCCAACGTGTCAGTAAAGGACCTTTTAAGGGCCCTCAAGCCTTTGGTGGCCGACATCTCACAATGA
- a CDS encoding dihydropteroate synthase-like protein yields the protein MRFGIVTSRPAEQAVREVLREGGVDDFVVVALPVPAISLLSASAIASILASRKDLLSQLASSDVVILPGTVRGDALEVSKVIGRPAFKGPRDLGELPIALRYVSEGARLDTVKAADEVLGSVEPRISYSEAFRLGDVPVPQRGPPVLLVSEVGPEVSEADAPLIAKRYVKEGADIILVGAEGDTGPEELARRVKVVRALGRPVIAEAPSKRHAEEALTAGADGISVADYQVNDVIDLLDPGVALVVGGDSVEGLKAIEEALSARAKLIIDPSLAVPPLGLAPSVSRYLRASAELRSPMLFSAANVTEEVEADSAGVHALLSLIAVEVRASAYLVVEETYKSVHGTSEAREALRLASTAYARRSSERGMFSRLLVLKQQLPPPPAQAEEGPRPELVDYVEPDVSTSEYVRIALDHARGLMRVTLYRGGAAVGSLEGRHALSLSRALVRRFNVSAEHAAYIGYELAKAELSLKLGKTYVQDEQIIVPPWERNGNSNSC from the coding sequence TTGAGGTTCGGCATAGTCACCAGCAGGCCCGCCGAGCAGGCTGTGAGAGAGGTGCTGAGGGAGGGCGGGGTCGATGACTTCGTGGTCGTGGCCCTGCCCGTGCCAGCCATATCACTGCTGAGCGCAAGTGCAATAGCGTCCATACTGGCCAGCAGAAAGGACCTGCTCTCTCAGCTCGCTAGCTCCGACGTGGTTATACTGCCTGGGACCGTCAGGGGCGACGCCCTGGAGGTCTCAAAGGTTATCGGGAGGCCCGCCTTCAAGGGCCCAAGGGACCTCGGGGAGCTGCCCATAGCGCTTAGGTACGTTAGCGAGGGGGCCAGGCTTGACACTGTTAAGGCCGCAGACGAGGTCCTCGGCTCCGTGGAGCCCAGGATAAGCTACTCCGAGGCCTTCAGGCTGGGCGACGTCCCGGTGCCCCAGCGGGGGCCGCCTGTGCTTCTTGTCTCCGAGGTCGGCCCCGAGGTCAGCGAAGCCGACGCCCCCCTGATTGCAAAGAGGTACGTGAAGGAGGGGGCTGACATAATTCTTGTTGGAGCTGAAGGTGACACCGGGCCAGAGGAGCTCGCCAGGAGAGTTAAGGTCGTCAGGGCCCTAGGGAGGCCAGTCATAGCCGAGGCGCCCAGCAAGAGGCACGCCGAGGAGGCCCTGACAGCTGGGGCCGACGGCATAAGCGTGGCCGACTACCAGGTCAATGACGTCATTGACCTGCTTGACCCTGGCGTCGCGCTAGTGGTTGGGGGCGACAGTGTTGAGGGACTTAAGGCAATAGAGGAGGCCCTCTCGGCAAGGGCGAAGCTGATCATTGACCCCTCACTGGCCGTCCCCCCTCTGGGCCTCGCCCCCAGCGTCTCCAGGTACCTTAGGGCCTCCGCCGAGCTCAGGTCACCGATGCTATTCTCCGCCGCTAACGTCACCGAGGAGGTGGAGGCCGACAGCGCCGGCGTGCACGCCCTGCTCTCCCTCATAGCCGTTGAGGTCAGGGCCTCCGCCTACCTCGTCGTTGAGGAAACATACAAGTCAGTCCACGGCACCTCCGAGGCCAGGGAGGCCCTCAGGCTGGCCTCAACGGCCTATGCAAGGAGGTCCAGCGAGAGGGGCATGTTTAGCAGGCTGCTGGTGCTGAAGCAGCAGCTCCCGCCTCCCCCGGCGCAGGCCGAGGAGGGCCCGAGGCCTGAGCTCGTGGACTATGTTGAGCCCGACGTGAGCACCAGCGAGTACGTCAGGATAGCACTTGACCACGCCAGGGGCCTAATGAGGGTCACCCTCTACAGGGGAGGGGCCGCCGTTGGAAGCCTTGAGGGGAGACACGCGCTGAGCCTCTCCAGGGCCCTCGTGAGGAGGTTCAACGTCAGCGCTGAGCACGCGGCCTACATAGGCTACGAGCTGGCCAAGGCGGAGCTCTCTCTCAAGCTGGGCAAGACTTACGTTCAGGACGAGCAGATAATAGTTCCCCCATGGGAGAGGAACGGGAACTCCAACAGCTGCTAG
- a CDS encoding alcohol dehydrogenase catalytic domain-containing protein, with the protein MRAFGVDSLTVEEVEDPSPGRGQVVVRVVEAGVNPVDYFVVSGMRTVEPMPHIPGAEFAGVVEEVGPDVKSVRPGDRVVVYPRVFCGRCDMCVSGSEHLCRVGGIVGAVTNGGFAEKALVSESNVFKIPDSVSWDIAASLPVAALTSYHALREAGVSPGDVVVIVGASGNTGQFALQLAKMMGARVLAVSSKKWPLELGADEVAPVEQSYEVLRKMTGGRLADVVVDAVGTPTLPTSLKLLDSRGRLIIFGALRGSSLSLSATDLYSRELRIVGTTGGTRGEFMRLIDMASRGLLKVKVWRRHRLTEAREALKLLFSRERDGRVMLVAGS; encoded by the coding sequence ATGAGGGCCTTCGGCGTGGACTCCCTGACGGTTGAGGAGGTCGAGGACCCAAGTCCTGGCAGGGGCCAGGTAGTGGTTAGGGTCGTTGAGGCCGGCGTTAACCCTGTTGACTACTTTGTCGTCAGCGGCATGAGGACCGTTGAGCCTATGCCTCACATACCTGGGGCTGAGTTTGCAGGTGTCGTGGAGGAGGTAGGCCCTGACGTAAAGAGCGTCAGACCAGGCGACAGGGTCGTGGTCTACCCGAGGGTCTTCTGTGGCAGGTGTGACATGTGCGTCAGCGGCAGCGAGCACCTCTGTAGGGTCGGCGGCATCGTTGGGGCTGTGACTAACGGCGGCTTCGCTGAGAAGGCGCTAGTAAGCGAGTCCAACGTTTTTAAGATACCTGACAGCGTGTCGTGGGACATCGCTGCCTCCCTCCCGGTGGCGGCGCTCACCTCATACCACGCCCTCAGGGAGGCGGGCGTCTCGCCGGGTGACGTGGTTGTAATAGTTGGGGCCTCGGGCAACACGGGCCAGTTTGCGCTCCAGCTCGCAAAGATGATGGGAGCCAGGGTGTTAGCGGTGAGCAGCAAGAAGTGGCCACTTGAGCTGGGGGCCGACGAGGTGGCGCCAGTAGAGCAGAGCTACGAGGTCCTGAGGAAGATGACGGGCGGCAGGCTGGCTGATGTCGTGGTAGACGCCGTGGGGACCCCCACGCTGCCGACAAGCTTGAAGCTACTCGACAGCAGGGGGAGGCTCATAATATTTGGGGCCCTGAGGGGCAGCTCCCTCTCGCTCTCGGCCACGGACCTCTACAGCAGGGAGCTCAGGATAGTGGGCACCACGGGCGGCACCAGGGGCGAGTTTATGAGGCTCATAGACATGGCCTCCCGAGGCCTGCTCAAGGTGAAGGTCTGGAGGAGGCATCGGCTCACGGAGGCCAGGGAGGCGTTAAAGCTTCTGTTCTCAAGGGAAAGGGACGGCAGAGTGATGCTGGTGGCAGGAAGTTGA
- a CDS encoding CBS domain-containing protein encodes MSENVIAVASRPVLSIGADSSVKEAAEFMASRNVRRLLVTEGGRAVGVFSAFHLIRALATGTDPSAKSVSEAGLEVPVYVEPTTPVIEAARIMASRDVTSVLVGSEDNPLGILTTHDVVFSLPSLRFGREDLHGALVQGYPTLDPEATLLEAASVISSRGVSGVLIMDGDDFIGALTVREVLQAYASGGSQALSSRVADFPMPPLAHTDEGASVGEVAEAMESVGSDMAVVFCGRRACGAVDDITLTRWLASRL; translated from the coding sequence TTGAGCGAGAACGTCATAGCTGTTGCCTCGAGGCCTGTGCTCTCAATAGGGGCTGACAGCAGCGTTAAGGAGGCCGCTGAGTTCATGGCCTCGAGGAACGTGAGGAGGCTACTCGTAACAGAGGGCGGCAGGGCTGTAGGCGTCTTTAGCGCCTTCCACCTCATAAGGGCCCTCGCGACCGGGACCGACCCCTCAGCAAAGAGCGTCTCAGAGGCAGGCCTTGAGGTCCCGGTCTACGTCGAGCCCACGACGCCAGTGATAGAGGCCGCGAGGATCATGGCCTCCAGGGACGTGACCTCTGTTTTAGTGGGCAGCGAGGACAACCCGCTCGGGATACTTACAACGCATGACGTGGTCTTCTCCCTCCCCTCGCTTAGGTTCGGCCGCGAGGACCTCCACGGCGCCCTAGTCCAGGGCTACCCGACGCTTGACCCTGAGGCAACGCTTCTTGAGGCAGCATCCGTCATAAGCTCAAGGGGAGTGAGCGGGGTCCTGATAATGGATGGCGACGACTTCATAGGGGCCCTGACGGTCAGGGAGGTTCTTCAGGCCTACGCCTCAGGAGGGAGCCAGGCCCTCTCCTCAAGGGTCGCCGACTTCCCCATGCCCCCGCTCGCTCACACAGACGAGGGGGCCAGCGTTGGGGAGGTAGCTGAGGCCATGGAGTCAGTGGGCTCAGACATGGCGGTGGTGTTCTGCGGCAGGCGCGCCTGCGGCGCAGTTGACGATATAACTTTGACCAGATGGCTGGCCTCAAGGCTTTGA
- the hisS gene encoding histidine--tRNA ligase: MVELRPPRGFRDVPPELAILRKDLISRLEAVYRRYGFDPLETPAVEHWEVLAGKYGEEAEGRLIWRFKDPWSDREYALRYDLTVPLARFVASHPEMPMPFKRYQIAPVWRHDEPQKGRYREFYQADADIVGSPYPEADAEVINLLMDALEALGISSGYRVLINDRRILAGIFEVELSLSNPLAVYRAIDRLDKVGEQGVRAELEGLLGPSAASKVMELISLRGDVADIADRLLREHGSNKAVAEGAGHLKEVAGLVKRPSVLAFDMSLVRGLDYYTGPILEVVLDRPKIGSVAGGGRYDNLIALFAKRPVPATGVSIGIDRLIDAGIEVGLFSASRRTYTQVVVVNVRPESYRYAWKVADSLRSWGFSVRVDLNRSGQDEQRRKASRLEVPLLAFIGPQEEASGTVTLFSPSRGERVTVKLEEAREAVERLL; encoded by the coding sequence TTGGTTGAGCTGAGGCCGCCGAGGGGCTTCAGGGACGTGCCACCGGAGCTTGCAATTCTCAGGAAGGACCTCATATCAAGGCTTGAGGCAGTCTACAGGAGGTATGGCTTCGACCCCCTTGAGACGCCCGCCGTTGAGCACTGGGAGGTCCTGGCAGGGAAATACGGCGAGGAGGCCGAGGGGAGGCTGATATGGAGGTTCAAGGACCCTTGGAGCGACAGGGAGTACGCCCTAAGGTACGACCTGACGGTTCCCCTTGCAAGGTTTGTGGCCTCCCACCCTGAGATGCCGATGCCCTTCAAGAGGTACCAGATAGCCCCCGTGTGGCGCCACGACGAGCCCCAGAAGGGCAGGTACAGGGAGTTCTACCAAGCCGACGCAGACATAGTGGGTAGCCCGTACCCTGAGGCCGACGCTGAGGTCATAAACCTCCTCATGGATGCCCTTGAGGCCCTAGGCATAAGCTCAGGCTACAGGGTCCTAATAAATGACAGGAGGATACTGGCGGGCATATTTGAGGTCGAGCTCTCGCTGAGCAACCCCCTGGCGGTCTACAGGGCAATAGACAGGCTTGACAAGGTCGGCGAGCAGGGGGTCAGGGCTGAGCTCGAGGGCCTCCTGGGCCCCTCGGCGGCCTCAAAGGTTATGGAGCTCATATCGCTGAGGGGTGACGTGGCCGATATAGCTGACAGGCTGCTGAGGGAGCACGGCTCAAACAAGGCCGTCGCTGAGGGCGCAGGGCACCTGAAGGAGGTTGCGGGCCTCGTGAAGAGGCCCTCAGTCCTGGCCTTCGACATGTCCCTGGTGAGGGGCCTCGACTACTACACAGGCCCCATACTGGAGGTTGTGCTTGACAGGCCTAAGATCGGGAGCGTCGCTGGGGGCGGAAGATACGACAACCTGATAGCCCTGTTTGCCAAGAGGCCAGTGCCCGCAACTGGGGTGAGCATAGGCATTGACAGGCTCATAGACGCAGGCATTGAGGTAGGCCTCTTCAGCGCCTCGAGGAGGACCTACACGCAGGTCGTGGTGGTTAACGTAAGGCCTGAGAGCTACAGGTACGCATGGAAGGTGGCAGACAGCCTCAGGTCATGGGGCTTCAGCGTGAGGGTTGACCTGAACAGGTCAGGCCAGGACGAGCAGAGGAGGAAGGCCTCAAGGCTTGAGGTACCGCTCCTCGCCTTCATAGGCCCGCAGGAGGAGGCCTCAGGAACAGTGACCCTGTTCTCGCCCTCTAGGGGCGAGAGGGTCACGGTGAAGCTGGAGGAGGCAAGGGAGGCCGTGGAGAGGCTGCTGTAA
- a CDS encoding PEP/pyruvate-binding domain-containing protein, producing MSLTPLEEAGPQHGSKAYRLRLLASAGLRVPRGVVMSSLDLVAAGEREIARACELAGCSFPVAVRLSPPLSAGLRVEYALSALGLRVAGSPSEARAEGLRLLAEASRLLGGAGPAGLILQALVIPKAAGAAYTASPITWAKKVIVEAVPGLADVFMSVGSPNDSFVFSPLLQLLERRVMKKDLVRVYSSGRIDSAPASDPWAQSISDDEAAEVAREALRASEAIGDDVELEWAYQGGVWALGARPLLRSQL from the coding sequence ATGAGCCTGACACCTCTTGAAGAGGCCGGCCCCCAGCACGGGTCCAAGGCCTACAGGCTCCGCCTTCTCGCGTCGGCGGGCCTCAGGGTGCCGAGGGGCGTAGTAATGTCATCCTTGGACCTCGTCGCTGCAGGTGAGAGGGAGATAGCCAGGGCCTGCGAGCTCGCTGGCTGCAGCTTCCCTGTGGCCGTGAGGCTCAGCCCGCCCCTCAGCGCGGGCCTCAGGGTTGAGTACGCCCTCTCAGCCCTAGGCCTCAGGGTGGCCGGCTCGCCAAGTGAGGCCAGGGCGGAGGGCCTCAGGCTCCTGGCCGAGGCCTCAAGGCTTCTCGGCGGGGCGGGCCCCGCAGGCCTGATACTGCAGGCCCTGGTCATCCCAAAGGCAGCCGGCGCCGCCTACACGGCGAGCCCAATAACGTGGGCTAAGAAGGTCATAGTCGAGGCGGTCCCAGGTCTTGCCGACGTCTTCATGAGCGTCGGCTCCCCCAACGACTCCTTTGTCTTCAGCCCCTTGCTTCAGCTGCTTGAGAGAAGAGTCATGAAGAAGGACCTCGTCAGGGTCTACTCCTCTGGCCGCATAGACTCAGCCCCAGCCTCGGACCCGTGGGCCCAGTCCATCAGCGACGACGAGGCCGCTGAGGTGGCTAGGGAGGCCCTCAGGGCCTCAGAGGCCATAGGCGACGACGTGGAGCTTGAGTGGGCCTACCAGGGCGGCGTCTGGGCCCTCGGCGCCAGGCCCCTCCTCAGAAGTCAACTCTGA
- a CDS encoding ribbon-helix-helix protein, CopG family, producing MRVLSFKLEDDLLELLEEYSRKRGIPKSEVIRRALKQYINAERDRPYVGKYVKIYT from the coding sequence ATGAGGGTGTTAAGCTTCAAGCTTGAGGATGACCTGCTTGAGCTCCTTGAGGAGTACAGCAGGAAGAGAGGCATACCTAAGTCCGAGGTCATAAGGAGAGCCCTCAAGCAGTACATAAACGCCGAGAGGGACAGGCCCTACGTGGGCAAGTACGTGAAGATCTACACTTAA